From one Amycolatopsis sp. FDAARGOS 1241 genomic stretch:
- a CDS encoding ABC transporter ATP-binding protein: protein MSTAEAEAVPDRGTPAVQLTGITKRFPGVVANSDVNLTVAAGEVHALCGENGAGKSTLMKILYGMQQPDEGTIAINGTEVKLRNPQDAIRAGIGMVHQHFMLADNLTVAENVFLGAEALHGIGRAARARLAKLSQQTGLHAKPDQLLEELGVAERQRVEIVKVLYRGAKIIILDEPTAVLVPQEVDGLFATVREMQADGYTFLFISHKLDEVRAIADTVTVIRRGTTVGTTDPKTITSRELAEMMVGSELPSPETRESTVTDRAVLRVTGLQMTAPNSERRILDDIDFTVHAGEVLGIAGVEGNGQTELVEAIMGMRKTSGGHIELVEAGGTHDLVKLGTLARREAGIGYIAEDRTRHGLLLTQPLWANRILGYQTRKPVSSGRLLDIGGARRDTERIVREYDVRTPGIDVPAAALSGGNQQKLIVGRELSGNPVLLIASHPTRGVDVGAQALIWEQIRLARAAGLAVLLISADLDELIGLSDTIRVMLRGRLVSEANPATVTPQELGSAMTGAEEGEEDQ, encoded by the coding sequence ATGAGCACTGCCGAGGCCGAAGCCGTCCCCGATCGGGGCACCCCGGCCGTCCAGCTGACCGGGATCACCAAACGCTTCCCGGGTGTGGTCGCCAACTCCGACGTCAACCTCACCGTGGCCGCGGGCGAGGTCCACGCCCTGTGCGGCGAGAACGGCGCTGGCAAGTCGACCCTGATGAAGATCCTCTACGGGATGCAGCAGCCCGACGAAGGCACGATCGCGATCAACGGCACCGAGGTGAAGCTGCGCAACCCGCAGGACGCCATCCGGGCCGGGATCGGCATGGTGCACCAGCACTTCATGCTCGCCGACAACCTCACCGTGGCCGAGAACGTGTTCCTCGGCGCCGAAGCGCTGCACGGCATCGGGCGCGCCGCGCGTGCCCGGCTCGCGAAGCTCTCGCAGCAGACCGGGTTGCACGCCAAGCCTGATCAGCTGCTGGAGGAACTCGGCGTGGCCGAGCGCCAGCGCGTCGAGATCGTGAAGGTGCTCTACCGCGGCGCAAAGATCATCATCCTCGACGAGCCGACCGCCGTGCTCGTGCCGCAGGAAGTGGACGGGCTGTTCGCCACGGTCCGCGAGATGCAGGCCGACGGTTACACGTTCCTCTTCATCTCCCACAAGCTCGACGAGGTGCGCGCGATCGCCGACACCGTCACGGTGATCCGGCGCGGCACCACCGTCGGCACGACCGACCCGAAGACCATCACGAGCCGCGAGCTGGCGGAGATGATGGTCGGCTCGGAGCTGCCGAGCCCGGAGACCCGCGAGTCGACCGTGACCGACCGGGCCGTGCTGCGCGTGACCGGCCTGCAGATGACGGCGCCGAACTCCGAGCGGCGCATCCTCGACGACATCGACTTCACCGTGCACGCGGGTGAGGTGCTCGGCATCGCGGGCGTCGAGGGCAACGGCCAGACCGAGCTCGTCGAAGCGATCATGGGCATGCGCAAGACCAGCGGCGGGCACATCGAGCTCGTCGAGGCCGGCGGCACCCACGACCTGGTGAAGCTGGGCACGCTCGCCCGGCGCGAGGCGGGCATCGGCTACATCGCCGAAGACCGCACGCGCCACGGCCTCCTGCTCACGCAGCCGTTGTGGGCCAACCGGATCCTCGGCTACCAGACCCGGAAACCGGTCTCCAGTGGACGGTTGCTCGACATCGGCGGTGCGCGCCGGGACACCGAGCGCATCGTGCGCGAGTACGACGTGCGCACGCCGGGCATCGACGTGCCGGCCGCCGCGCTCTCCGGCGGCAACCAGCAGAAGCTGATCGTCGGGCGCGAGCTGTCCGGGAACCCGGTGCTGCTCATCGCGTCGCACCCGACGCGCGGCGTCGACGTCGGCGCGCAGGCCCTGATCTGGGAGCAGATCCGGCTGGCGCGCGCCGCGGGCCTGGCGGTGCTGCTGATCTCCGCCGACCTCGACGAGCTGATCGGCCTGTCCGACACGATCCGCGTGATGCTGCGCGGGCGGCTCGTGAGCGAGGCGAACCCCGCGACGGTGACCCCGCAGGAACTCGGTTCCGCCATGACCGGTGCCGAAGAAGGTGAAGAGGACCAATGA
- a CDS encoding ABC transporter permease — MSSWRTRLLPPLLAIVFAVVLSAIALVISGADPLQAYGTMVGQLFKGSTAVDTVNLATVYYLSGLAVAIGFQMNLFNIGVEGQYRFAAVVAAIIGGALQLPPVIHTIVILIVAVLAGALYATIPAVLKVTRGVSEVISTIMLNSIVAGIIAFLVNADQFGVQTGNNIGTRTIAPSGRIPGIPIGSGVLFGFVFIAIALGIAYWFMLNRTRFGFELKASGESSTAATAGGVSATRMTLIAMILSGAVAGLVAMPELLGRDYSYGITATQMYGFTGIAVALLGRNHPGGIAFGALLWAFLDTSAVSLEQINVSKEIATIMQGVIVLSVVVAYEIVRRADLAAEQRRVGRALGRNGRKTASVAEGGAV, encoded by the coding sequence ATGAGTTCGTGGCGCACGCGGCTGCTGCCGCCTCTGCTCGCGATCGTGTTCGCCGTGGTGCTCTCGGCGATCGCGCTCGTCATCTCCGGCGCCGACCCGTTGCAGGCGTACGGGACCATGGTGGGGCAGCTGTTCAAGGGCTCCACCGCCGTCGACACGGTGAACCTCGCGACGGTGTACTACCTGTCCGGGCTCGCGGTGGCCATCGGCTTCCAGATGAACCTGTTCAACATCGGTGTCGAGGGCCAGTACCGGTTCGCGGCGGTGGTCGCGGCCATCATCGGCGGCGCGCTGCAGCTGCCGCCGGTCATCCACACGATCGTGATCTTGATCGTCGCGGTCCTCGCCGGCGCGCTGTACGCGACGATCCCCGCGGTGCTGAAGGTGACCCGCGGCGTCAGCGAGGTCATCTCGACGATCATGCTGAACTCGATCGTCGCCGGCATCATCGCGTTCCTCGTCAACGCCGACCAGTTCGGCGTGCAGACCGGCAACAACATCGGCACGCGCACGATCGCGCCGTCGGGCCGGATCCCGGGCATCCCGATCGGCTCGGGTGTGCTGTTCGGGTTCGTGTTCATCGCGATCGCGCTCGGCATCGCGTACTGGTTCATGCTCAACCGCACACGGTTCGGCTTCGAGCTCAAGGCCAGCGGTGAGTCGTCGACCGCCGCGACGGCCGGCGGCGTCAGCGCCACGCGCATGACGCTGATCGCGATGATCCTCTCGGGCGCGGTGGCCGGCCTGGTCGCCATGCCCGAGCTGCTCGGCCGCGACTACAGCTACGGCATCACGGCAACACAGATGTACGGCTTCACCGGCATCGCCGTCGCGCTGCTGGGCCGCAACCACCCCGGCGGCATCGCGTTCGGCGCGCTGCTGTGGGCGTTCCTCGACACCTCCGCGGTATCGCTGGAGCAGATCAACGTGTCCAAGGAGATCGCGACGATCATGCAGGGTGTCATCGTGCTGTCGGTCGTGGTCGCGTACGAGATCGTGCGCCGCGCCGACCTGGCGGCCGAGCAACGCAGGGTGGGCCGGGCACTCGGCCGCAACGGGCGCAAGACCGCGTCGGTCGCGGAAGGAGGTGCGGTGTGA
- a CDS encoding BMP family protein, whose product MRGTALAAATMAGVLTLAGCAKDTGGSSNNTASGGGSDTSCVTAPKPPAAPAAATTSSSSGEKVDGSKLKVGLAFDIGGRGDASFNDAAAAGVDKAKSELGVTTVSESTASPSESEAAKQQRLEQMANQGMNPIIAVGFAYAPSVAAVAPKHPNTKFAIVDDDTIKLPNVTPLVFAEEQGSFLAGVAAVYKSKTCHIGFVGGVNTPLIQKFEAGYLQGAKAVSNKVKIEDEYLTPAGDFSGFQDPPKGNAKAAAEIAKGADVIYHAAGASGKGVFDAAKTSGKALAIGVDSDQYNQATVAADKDIILTSMMKRVDVAVFDFLQADAKGDLSVLPKRFDLKVDGVGYATSGGKVDDIKDVLEGYKAQIISGAIQVSDKPTK is encoded by the coding sequence ATGCGTGGAACCGCGCTGGCCGCCGCGACCATGGCTGGGGTCCTGACCTTGGCGGGGTGCGCGAAGGACACCGGTGGGAGCAGCAACAACACCGCTTCGGGCGGCGGCTCGGACACGAGCTGCGTCACCGCTCCGAAGCCGCCGGCAGCTCCGGCCGCCGCCACCACGAGCAGCTCGTCCGGCGAGAAGGTCGACGGCAGCAAGCTCAAGGTCGGCCTGGCCTTCGACATCGGTGGCCGGGGTGACGCCTCGTTCAACGACGCGGCCGCGGCCGGCGTCGACAAGGCGAAGTCGGAGCTCGGCGTCACGACCGTGAGTGAGAGCACCGCGAGCCCGAGCGAGAGCGAAGCCGCCAAGCAGCAGCGGCTCGAGCAGATGGCGAACCAGGGCATGAACCCGATCATCGCCGTCGGCTTCGCGTACGCGCCTTCGGTCGCCGCCGTCGCGCCGAAGCATCCGAACACCAAGTTCGCGATCGTCGACGACGACACCATCAAGCTCCCCAACGTGACGCCGCTGGTGTTCGCGGAGGAGCAGGGCTCGTTCCTGGCCGGCGTCGCCGCCGTCTACAAGAGCAAGACCTGCCACATCGGTTTCGTCGGTGGCGTGAACACGCCGCTGATCCAGAAGTTCGAGGCCGGCTACCTGCAGGGCGCGAAGGCCGTGTCGAACAAGGTCAAGATCGAGGACGAGTACCTGACCCCGGCCGGTGACTTCTCCGGCTTCCAGGACCCGCCGAAGGGCAACGCCAAGGCCGCGGCCGAGATCGCCAAGGGCGCGGACGTGATCTACCACGCCGCGGGTGCCTCCGGTAAGGGCGTGTTCGACGCCGCCAAGACGTCGGGCAAGGCGCTGGCCATCGGGGTCGACTCCGACCAGTACAACCAGGCCACCGTCGCCGCCGACAAGGACATCATCCTCACCTCGATGATGAAGCGCGTGGACGTCGCCGTGTTCGACTTCCTGCAGGCCGACGCGAAGGGCGACCTCAGCGTGCTGCCGAAGCGCTTCGACCTGAAGGTCGACGGCGTCGGCTACGCCACCTCGGGTGGCAAGGTCGACGACATCAAGGACGTGCTGGAAGGTTACAAGGCCCAGATCATCTCGGGCGCCATCCAGGTTTCGGACAAGCCGACCAAGTAG